In Gossypium hirsutum isolate 1008001.06 chromosome D06, Gossypium_hirsutum_v2.1, whole genome shotgun sequence, one genomic interval encodes:
- the LOC107900560 gene encoding ent-kaurenoic acid oxidase 1 has product MVAVVMEITGSMWTVAFLAILAAFAFLKWVLERVNPWVYETRLGDERYSLPPGDLGWPFIGNMWSFLRAFRSDDPDSFIASFVSRFGRTGIYKAFMFGNPSVIVTMPETCKRVLNDDDAFKPGWPTSTVELIGKKSFIGIPYEEHKRLRRLTSAPVNGHEALSIYIPYIEDIVISTLDKWSKMGKIEFLTQLRKLTFRIIMYIFLSSESEEVMEALEREYTTLNYGVRAMAINVPGFAYYKALKARKNLVAAFQSVVNERRSQRKTNKSTKKKDMLDALMDVKDEKGETLDDEEIIDIMLMYLNAGHESSGHTTMWATIFLQQHPEFLEKAKAEQERIVKKRPPTQKGLTLKDIREIEYLSKVIDETLRLITFSLMVFREAKTDVKISGYTIPKGWKVLAWFRSIHLDPEIYPNPKEFDPSRWDDYNAKAGTFLPFGAGSRLCPGNDLAKLEISIFLHHFLLNYQLERLNPESKIRYLPHTRPHDNCLAVIKKNLPSPP; this is encoded by the exons ATGGTTGCTGTTGTAATGGAAATCACGGGCTCGATGTGGACGGTCGCCTTCTTAGCAATTCTGGCTGCTTTCGCCTTTCTAAAATGGGTGTTGGAGAGAGTGAATCCGTGGGTGTATGAAACCCGATTGGGCGATGAGCGGTACTCTCTGCCGCCAGGGGATTTGGGGTGGCCTTTCATCGGCAACATGTGGTCCTTTCTCCGAGCCTTTAGGTCCGACGATCCCGATTCCTTCATCGCTTCTTTTGTTTCCAG ATTTGGACGTACTGGAATCTACAAGGCTTTCATGTTTGGGAACCCAAGTGTAATCGTGACAATGCCTGAAACATGTAAAAGGGTATTAAATGATGATGATGCATTTAAGCCTGGATGGCCTACATCCACGGTGGAGCTCATTGGAAAAAAATCATTCATTGGTATCCCTTATGAAGAACATAAGCGTCTCCGCCGTTTAACTTCAGCTCCTGTCAATGGCCATGAAGCACTGTCCATTTACATCCCATACATCGAGGACATTGTCATATCTACCCTGGACAAATGGTCCAAGATGGGAAAAATCGAGTTCTTGACACAGCTCCGGAAGCTCACTTTTCGGATAATAATGTATATTTTTCTAAGCTCGGAAAGCGAAGAAGTAATGGAAGCTCTGGAGAGGGAATACACAACTCTCAACTATGGAGTTAGAGCCATGGCAATCAATGTCCCAGGATTTGCCTACTATAAAGCCCTGAAG GCTAGGAAAAACCTGGTGGCAGCTTTTCAATCAGTGGTGAATGAGCGGAGAAGTCAGAGGAAGACGAACAAGTCCACAAAGAAGAAAGACATGTTGGATGCCCTGATGGATGTTAAAGATGAGAAAGGTGAAACACTAGATGATGAGGAAATCATTGATATCATGTTGATGTACCTGAATGCAGGCCATGAATCTTCTGGCCATACTACGATGTGGGCGACTATTTTCCTGCAACAACACCCTGAATTTCTAGAAAAAGCAAAG GCAGAGCAAGAGAGGATTGTGAAGAAAAGGCCACCTACCCAAAAAGGTTTAACCCTTAAGGATATTCGAGAAATTGAATACCTATCCAAG gTGATTGATGAAACGCTTCGGTTGATAACATTCTCACTGATGGTCTTCCGTGAGGCAAAAACAGACGTCAAAATAAGCG GTTATACTATTCCAAAGGGATGGAAAGTGTTAGCTTGGTTCAGAAGCATTCACTTGGATCCTGAGATTTATCCAAATCCAAAAGAATTTGATCCTTCTCGATGGGAT GACTATAACGCCAAAGCAGGAACTTTCCTTCCCTTTGGAGCAGGAAGCAGGTTGTGCCCTGGAAATGATCTTGCCAAGCttgaaatttctatttttcttcaccaTTTCCTCCTCAACTATCA gttggaacGGCTTAATCCTGAGAGTAAAATTAGGTATCTGCCTCATACAAGGCCTCATGATAATTGCTTGGCAGTGATCAAGAAAAACCTGCCTTCACCACCCTAG